The Cetobacterium sp. ZOR0034 genome segment TTATGATTTAACCAGCAAGCAGATCTATGATTTTCATCTATCTCAAAAAATGGTGGCATATTATCCTTACACACTTTCATAGAATATTCACATCTTTGATAAAAAGGGCATCCCTTTGGCGGATTTAATAAATCTGGAGGTGTTCCCATTATAGGTTTTAACTTTTCTTTTCCCACCCTTTCTGGATTAGGTACACTTTTTAAAAGTCCTAAAGTATAAGGATGTTTCGTATTATAAAATATATCTCTCGTCATACCTTGTTCAACAATAACTCCACCATACATAACATTGATACGATCGCACATCTCTGCAACCACTCCTAAGTCATGAGTAATAAGAATGATTGATGTATCACTAGTTTTCTTTATTTTTCTCATTAAATCTAAAATCTGAGCTTGAATAGTTACATCTAAAGCTGTTGTCGGTTCATCTGCTATTAGAAGCTCCGGGTTTGTTGCTAATGCCATTGCTATCATAACCCTTTGACGCATACCACCTGAAAACTCATGTGGATACTGCTTCATTCTAGTTCTCCCCATTGGTATTCCAACATCTTCTAACAACTGAACTCCTTTTTCAAACGCATCTTTTTTACTCATACCTTTATGTACAATCAAAGTCTCTGTTATCTGCTTTCCAATAGGAATTAAAAGATTTAACGATGTCATAGGATCTTGAAATATCATCGAAATTTTATCTCCTCTTATTGAGTTCATCTCTTTCTCCGTGAGTCTATCAATTCTTTCATTATTGAAAGTAATCTCTCCCTCTTTTATTTCTCCATTCTCCTCTAAAAGTTTCATTATACTCATCATCGTTATACTTTTTCCACTTCCCGATTCACCAACTACTCCTAAAACTTCGCCTTTTAACAAATCAAAAGTAACTCCTCTTACCGCTTGAACCTCTCCATGATGCGTTGTAAATGATGTTTTCAAATTTTTAACTTCCAATAATTTTTTCATATTCTACCCCCTAACCTTCGGATCTAATGCATCTCTTAATCCATCACCTAAAAGATTAAAAGCTAATATCGTAAAACATATCGCCAAAGTTGGAAATATAAGTTGATATGGATAAAGTCTAAATCCTCCCAGTGCATCATTTGCCAAAGTTCCCCAAGATGCAGCTGGTGGAGTTATCCCAAGTCCAATAAAACTTAGAAATGCTTCTGTGAATATAGCCGATGGTATTTGTAATGTCAACGTCACTATTATTGAACTCATACTGTTTGGTAAAAGGTGTTTAAATAAAATTCTTCTATTTGAAGCTCCTAAAGTTCTAGCGGCTAAGATGTATTCCTGTTGTTTTAGTTGTAGAATTT includes the following:
- a CDS encoding ABC transporter ATP-binding protein, with product MKKLLEVKNLKTSFTTHHGEVQAVRGVTFDLLKGEVLGVVGESGSGKSITMMSIMKLLEENGEIKEGEITFNNERIDRLTEKEMNSIRGDKISMIFQDPMTSLNLLIPIGKQITETLIVHKGMSKKDAFEKGVQLLEDVGIPMGRTRMKQYPHEFSGGMRQRVMIAMALATNPELLIADEPTTALDVTIQAQILDLMRKIKKTSDTSIILITHDLGVVAEMCDRINVMYGGVIVEQGMTRDIFYNTKHPYTLGLLKSVPNPERVGKEKLKPIMGTPPDLLNPPKGCPFYQRCEYSMKVCKDNMPPFFEIDENHRSACWLNHKDAPKVGIN